A window of Herpetosiphon gulosus genomic DNA:
AGCGACAGGCCATCCTGGACGAGTACGACTCCTACCCGCGTGGCGACCCACGGCGGGGAGCGATCCTTCGTCAACACGGGCTGTACACCTCGCAACTGGCCAAGTGGCGACAGCGCCTTCGTCGGGGCGCAACGAGCCTCGACAATCAACGTCCTGGCCCGGTGCCCCAGCCCGCCAATCCGCTGGCGGATGAGAACGCCCGGCTCCGCCGCGAGAACGCCCGCCTCCAGCACCAGCTGACCAAGGCCACTGCCATCATCGATATCCAAAAAAAAATGGCCACGCTGCTTGGACTGGCATCAGCCGCATCGACGGACAACG
This region includes:
- a CDS encoding transposase encodes the protein MDDMIHPTDRPTLSTAERQAILDEYDSYPRGDPRRGAILRQHGLYTSQLAKWRQRLRRGATSLDNQRPGPVPQPANPLADENARLRRENARLQHQLTKATAIIDIQKKMATLLGLASAASTDNES